TCCTCCATAAACTAAtataaatgctcttatattagtttatggagggagtatgatataAAATAGGACATCCACAGTAAGACAATGTGATGTATACATCATCTGTTGGAGTACGGGTTTTtagtgatgtaaattttacatgaAGCATAGTTTGATAATGCATTTTGCATCATCTATTATAGATACTCTaaacttatactccctccgttcgaatacttgtcatcaaaatggataaaaagagatgtatctaaaactaaaatataTCCAGGTACATCTCATTTTATctattttgatgacaagtatttccgggcAGAGGGAATAGGTGATTCCAAGTACGGCTCCGAGTAAAGTCCAGCCGAGAGCTGAGGCGAAGCCAACCCTGGAAATTTAGCAGTTTTCTAACTGCCGAATCAAACTTCCTATGAAAATAGGTTCAATTCATAATTTCCGGACATGATAAATCATGCCTTCGGCTCGCTCTAATGTTTTTAGTCATCACTAGATGGTCTACGAACTTGAATGTAATTTTTGTTACTTCTGATATTCTTTGTACTGCCATGACATTTcatgaataaatcaaaaaaaCTTCAAGCAAAAAATAGTTGTCAGTGAAAAAAAAAGGTCATCCCTGTCCCTGCGATGAAGCAAACACACACTTAAAATCATGTCGATCAGATTCTTCGAGTAGATATAAATTTCAGTGTTCCAAACTGTGAAGATCACCTTCAGAAGCAATGTCGCCTAAAAACAACCTTCCGAAGCTAGGAAGGTTTCAAAGACACTGCAGGTAATCCTGgaagattgcaatctcagttcaAATGCTTTGTTGAGTCAAAGTAAGAAGAAAAACAGTAAAAATATCTCATGAATTGTTCGTGGGGTTGCAATTATAGGCAGCAACTGGCTAGGTAAGAAAGCCATCCAACCAAATCTTCTCTGTGTCTCAACACAGCAAAATCATCACAAGGCAAAAAGAACACGTCAGATTGAATGTAATGCATGGCGCAAAACGAGCCTTTATTTACCAAGTTTAGCATACAACATATTTTTATTTAGATAAAATTCAACAAACCAAGCTAAATTAGCTATAGACCAACCGACTTCCAGGATTATTTGTACCCTCATATTCTACCCCAAAGAACAACACTAAGCAATTGCTTTCTTTTTTTCGCTTTCAAAACTGCTCATACGAAAGCCACCATTGTTTAGTCTTTCCGGAGTTCTAGACTTCAAGGTACTTGCTGGCTGTGTGGACATCCTTGTCTCCTCTTCCACTGCAGTTGAGAACCACCCTCACACCGTCCGGCAGTGTTGGGCAGAGCTTCTCCAGGTAAGCCAGTGCGTGGGATGTCTCCAGGGCAGGGATGATGCCCTCCAGCCGAGAGGTGCGCTTGAAAGCTGCATGCGGAGGAAGGAGTTAGATGCTGAAGGTAGTAGCATACATGACAGGGGGGGACTGTCTAGGCTACTGAATCAGTTTTCAATCGATCAGGGATATCACCAGCAGGCTTAAGACAATTAGGTTCACGGTACTAAAAGCTACAATATCCCAGACTCCCACTATAACATCATTATTTGTTGCAATATTCAAGCCTATTACTTAACACTGTCGGGTGAGGAAATGGAAGCTGCCAAGTTACCACCATCTTATTTTTCAATAATGTGGTTACTTGCAGCCAATATCCAAGATGGAAACATCAAGCATGTTAAGTTAGTGGATTCAGCATGTTAAAAAACACCACGTGTTATTTTTCTATAATTCAGTCGCTTGCAGATGCGTTGGTATTAAGTTCATTGTGTGCTGAAGTATTAAAGATTGCAACATGAACCACGTGCACATACATGCCATTGATTCAGCATGTCAAAACAATCACGTGTTATTTCTCTCCTACATTCATTATGTATTGCAATATCCAAGATTGCAATTGACCATGTGTCTAAAATTAGTCGGTGAAGGTTTACAAGCTAGCAATTCAGAACATCTTAAAACAACAGCTGTTATTTTTTCTGTAATACAGTCACTTTCAGATGCCTTAGGTAGTGTTTGCCATTTATTTTGCGTTGCAGACTTAGTCAGTGAAGGTTTATAAGCTAACGATTCAGAACGTTTTAAAACAGTCACTTTTTGATAACTTAATTAGTGTCTGGTATCAAGGTGGATTAAGATAATCCAGCTTTTCCAACCAGCATTTACTTAATTTTTTTCCGTTGGCTAACCTTTTTTTCCTGCTTAGCTGCCTGCTTTTCCACATCATATTATAAAACAAGTTCAGCAGCTGTGAACTGAAACTTACTATCTCGAGAGTTTTAACCTTCAGTAATGCCTACTGTGTACCATCGAAGTTCACATGTAAATCTAGACCAGCGATGGTGCCTAAACCACAGACTTGTCACATGAAGATATATGAAAACACTCAGGATGTCATTCAGAACTACTATCAGCGTTTAGTAGATGGACTGGAAGTCAATTGGATGAAAATCAACTGCAGCCAGTATGCAGGATAAATAGAGCAAGTGATCAAGCGTGACAAGGAAACATAAATGGTAGAGAAACATACCGTCCAATGCCTCCTGATCTGTCACACTATCATATTCAGCACGTCCAATATCCCTCAAGAAACTATGCTCAGGTCCAACACCTGGGTAATCCAACCTATGAAATTGAAACAATGGATAATAAGCCCACTTGACGTAAGAAAAGAAAAATGCTTCCAACTTTACATCAAAATACTTACCCAGCACTGATGGAGTGGGGCTCAATAACTTGTCCATCAGCATCCTGCAATACATAACTCAGAGATCCATGGAGAACTCCGACTTCCCCCTTTGTCAATGTTGCAGCGTGCTTGTCAGTGTCtacaccatgaccagcagcctcCACTCCAATCAGTCTTACATCCTGATCATCAACAAACTCATGGAAGAGACCCATGGCATTTGATCCACCACCAACGCAAGCAACCAGCACGTCAGGCTTGCCACCCCACTTGTCCATCGCCTGTCTACGGGTCTCCTTGCCGATCACCTTATGGAACTCCCTCACCATCATCGGGTATGGGTGTGGACCCGCAACTGAGCCCAAAATGTAGTGTGTGGTCTCTACGTTGGTGACCCAGTCACGGATGGCCTCCGAGGTAGCATCCTTCAGCGTTGCAGTCCCAGAATGTACTGGCCTTACCTGTGCGAAGACATACACATGATGAGAAACAAACGAACAAGCCTAACAAGAATTCTTCCACAGCAGCATTCTACATCTCACAGCTTGGTTTGTCAAATAAGTAATAGCCGCAACGGATAATTGGAAACACAAAGGCATATTCTCCAGAGATAAGGCATATGGATGATACAAGTTCCACACATACCTCTGCCCCAAGAAGCTTCATCCTGAAAACGTTAAGCGCCTGCCTCTCCATATCTTGTGCACCCATGTAGATGATGCACTCCAGCCCAAACCGAGCACACACTGTGGCAGTGGCAACCCCATGCTGACCAGCACCAGTCTCAGCAATAATACGCTGCTTCCCAAGCTTCTTGGCAAGCAGAGCTTGTGCCACAGCATTGTTGATCTTGTGAGCACCGGTGTGGTTCAGATCCTCCCTCTTGAGGTAAATCAGTGGGCCAGTGCCATCAGCACGCTTGTAGTGCTCCGTCAGGCGCTCCGCAAAGTATAGCGGGCTCTCGCGGCCCACATAATCCTTGAGGATACCATCGAGTTCTTTCTGCAGAAAGAAGAAATGTGGTGTCAAAACACAAATACCTGCCTTTCCAGAATCTCCCTATCCAACATGGCTGGCATATATTTATTCGCTTGATTACAGGGCAATACTACATGACTACGTAAACCCAAATTCTCCATGCTTTGATTCCATACACAAAAGGCAAGGTCCTATGATCGCAATTCCTCTCTGATCGGCGCAACTACCAATCAAATGCAGTCAAACACACATTTCCAAAGTATGTGGAGGCGGCTCCCAGAAAGGGACTAAATAAAAGCCGAATCTGCTGGCAAATCAAATACAGTGGAACAACCGTTTCAAAGGACAATCTGTTGTGCGATTTAGATGTGACCGCTCCCAACTGCCACAACTGAAACATGGCAAACCTCCTACTAATAATAGCTAAAcagatactccctccgtaaactaatataagagcatttagattactattttagttatctaaacactcttatattagtttacagagggagtaataaTCAAATCAAACGGCAATACACGCAAAACCCCAAATCCTGCAGGCAGGATAAAATCCTCCTACAGATGAGCCATCAAATCGCCTATATCGCCGACGAAATGGCGCCGCGGACGGTCTAATACCATGAATCGCACAAAACTGAATGCACCAGATCCTCAGGAACATGGGGCTACCTGGAAgtcctcgtcgtcggcgagcgcgTGGAAGGCGGCCTCGAGCTCGGTGAGGGCGTGCATGAGGGTCTCCGGCACGTACTTGCCCCCGAACTTGCCGAACCTGCCGAGCGCGTCGGGCCTCGCGATGCCGGCCCCCGCCACCTCGGCCCCGTTCACCCTCTCGGCGACGGGGGAGGGCGCCTCCGCCGCGACCGCCTTGGCCGGCCGCATTGACGCGGACGCCACGACGGACGCGCCTCTCCGGGCCGACGGCGTGACCATCCGCAGCACCGCGCGGGAGGGCAgaggcgcggcgacggcggcggctgggCTAGGGTTTCTGATTGCCGAGGCGGCCATCGGCTGCGGCGAGTGgcagaggaaagaaagaaggcaGGGATGAAATCGGAGGGGATTAAAGAATGATGAAGAGTGGGTGGTGGCTTAACACGAGGAGGGTGTACCCGGCGGGTATATAAACCGGTCGCCTTGGAACATTTCCCGCGGGGTTGGTGGTAGGAGTGGGACACGTGAGCCTGGTGTACCGGTAGGGGGCTACGGGAGGGCGGAGGGCTGGCGCCGGTATTGGTGCACCGGGTGCGCTTGAGGATCATTTTTAGTCTAAGCTATGGCCCACAAGATCTAGGTGCCGGGTCGGGACGGCAGCCTCTATCGTCGCGATGGCAGAGCCGCCTTGTAGTAGGGCACTGTATGTGTGTGTCCGCGCTCGGGTCCACGTCACTGGTCCTACGTGGGTCATCCTCCACCGACCGTTGTATTAAGCCGCTCGTCGTGGTGGAGCTGGAGCCTTTGACTTGTTTATCCCAATCACATATTGCATGCGATCTCATCACTTCATGCAGATCACGAAACCACGGGGAAAACTGCTACTCCACTGCTCATGTGATCAGAGCAGCGATTCGGTGCCCAAAATTATCTGCACCTGCAATgaagaaaaaaattcaaaataaatactagaaaaattcaatTTTTTATACGATAGATAATTTGGTGCGTGAGAAGCGTTTTACATTTTAGATTATTTGAACATCTGAGTAGCTCTATGTAAAAAAGACAAATTTAGGGTCCGTAAAAACATTTACGGTTTATGTCTGTTCTGGCCCAATTTATCTTTTTGCTAAGAGTTACTCATATGTCTAAATGATCTAAATTTAAAGCGCactcacgcatcaaattatctaccaagcaaaaaattgattttttggtatgttttgtaaaaaaaaacaTCTTGACCGGGTGCTGATGAATCTGGACTCATAAATGGATATTCCGCAGCAGTACTACTACTATCTAGGAAAAAGTACCGTAGTACTGCTTGTATTGCTTTTTCTGGAAAATTAGTAGTAGTACTATTGTCATAGACTACATGCAAAAAAACCATTATAATATAATTTTCGGTTATAATTGATTTGAGTATGAGTAGGGAAAACAAGGATAGTTTAGATTTAGTTGAAGTTTTGGTAGTAcccctctgtcccaaaattcttgtcttagattagtctagatatacatgtatctaatactaaaacgtgacttgatacatctgtatttagacaaatctaagacaagaattttgagacgaaGGGAGTATTTTGTTGAGGTTTGGTAAGATTTTAGTTGATTTGGATATGGGTAGGGGAAAACAAGGATAGT
This sequence is a window from Aegilops tauschii subsp. strangulata cultivar AL8/78 chromosome 7, Aet v6.0, whole genome shotgun sequence. Protein-coding genes within it:
- the LOC109762925 gene encoding tryptophan synthase beta chain 1 codes for the protein MAASAIRNPSPAAAVAAPLPSRAVLRMVTPSARRGASVVASASMRPAKAVAAEAPSPVAERVNGAEVAGAGIARPDALGRFGKFGGKYVPETLMHALTELEAAFHALADDEDFQKELDGILKDYVGRESPLYFAERLTEHYKRADGTGPLIYLKREDLNHTGAHKINNAVAQALLAKKLGKQRIIAETGAGQHGVATATVCARFGLECIIYMGAQDMERQALNVFRMKLLGAEVRPVHSGTATLKDATSEAIRDWVTNVETTHYILGSVAGPHPYPMMVREFHKVIGKETRRQAMDKWGGKPDVLVACVGGGSNAMGLFHEFVDDQDVRLIGVEAAGHGVDTDKHAATLTKGEVGVLHGSLSYVLQDADGQVIEPHSISAGLDYPGVGPEHSFLRDIGRAEYDSVTDQEALDAFKRTSRLEGIIPALETSHALAYLEKLCPTLPDGVRVVLNCSGRGDKDVHTASKYLEV